Below is a window of Halarcobacter anaerophilus DNA.
TAGGAACTTCATAATATGGAACTTCTATTCCTAAATCTCCCCTTGCAACCATAATTCCGTCACTAGCTTTAATAATTTCGTCAATATTTTCAACTGCATCGAATTTTTCGATTTTTGCTACAAGTTTACCTTTATACTCGCCTAAAAGTTTTCTTGCATTGTTCATATCGTTTGCATTTTGTACAAAAGAGATTGCAAAATAGTCAACTTTGTTTTTAACTCCCCAAGCAATATCTTCTTTGTCTTTTCTTGTAATTACATTAATATCAATAACGGTATTTGGAAAATTTATCCCTTTTTTAGAGCTTAATATTCCTTGATTTTCAACTACGGCTTTTACTTTATCGCCTACTTCTATTACTTTTGCTCTAATTGTTCCGTCATAAAGATAGATATATTCGTCTTTTTTTACTTTATCAAGCAGTTCTGGATAGTTTGTCGATACTATATATTTTTTATCTCCTGCTTTATACCCTACAATACTCTCTTTTAAAAAAGTAATTTCATCTCCTCTAAAAAGTTCAAACTGCTCTTTTAACTCTCCTATTCTGACTTTCGGTCCTGAAATATCTTGAAGCACCGCTACTGTAGTGTTTAAATTATCCATTGCTGTTCTGATATTTTTTAAAGTTTTACTATGATATTCATGATCTCCGTGGGAGAAATTTAGTCTAAACATATTTGCACCGGCTTTAATAAGCCCTTCAATCATCTCTACACTGTTACTTGCCGGTCCTAAAGTTGCTAAAATTTTTGTTCTTTTTTCCATTGGGCTCTCCTTATTATTCAATTAGCGGTATTATATCCAAATTCATCTACAAAAAAGTTACAACTATTGTTTACCGTTTATTCACAATAAATTGCTATAATTAAAATTCATAAAGGATTAAAAATGAAAAATTTAAATAAAAAAAATCTAACAGCAATATTCTTGGCTTCCACTCTTTTTTTCACAGGTTGTGCGCAAAAAAACGGTGAACTTAACGCAAACTCAGATGATGAATATTCAAGAACTAAACAAGGTGCCGTAATGGGGGCATTTTTAGGAACCTTAATAGGAATTATGTCCGGGCACTCTTCAAAAAATGCAGTCGTAGGCGGTGTTGTAGGTGCAGCTGTTGGTGGAGGGATAGGATACTCTATGGATGAACAGGCTAAACAAATAGCAGAAGAACTTGATACTCAAGTTGATAATAGTCCTCTAGCCGTAACAAATCCAGATAATGATTTAATTATTTCAAATACGGATAAATATGTAAAAATCATGCTAAGAGACAGTATGGTATTTGAAACAAATTCGGCAATTCCTACTCAAGAAGCAGCTAGAAAATTGGAAAAAATTACAAAAGTTTTAAGAAATTATCCAGATACAATTGTTCAAGTAGTTGGATTTACAGATAGCAGAGGAACTTATGAATATAATCAAAAACTTTCTGAACAAAGAGCTTCAAATGTAGGGAATACTCTTTATAACAGCGGTATTTCTAATCAAATCTACTCAAAAGGATGTTCATTTAACAAACCTTTAGTTCCAAATAAAACCAAAGAAGATATGGCTTTAAACAGAAGAGTTGAGATTTATCTTTATCCCGATCAAAACTCCGTAATTGACGCTTGTTCAAACAACTAATAATCTATATAAAAAACAATTTAGCTACAAAAGTTTTGATTCTTTTGTAGCTTTTTTATTACCTAAAAAATTTGCAAAGGCTTTTTTAGGTAAACTATTTCTATGAAAAAAGAGAAATTTAGCGAATATTTTAATAGTTGGCTCTATTCAGATAATGGATATTACGCAAATTATAAAACAATAGGTAAAAAAGGTGACTTTTATACTTCCGTATCAACTTCGAGTTTTTTCGGCGGAACAATCGGTAAAAAAATTGTAGATACCATAAAAAAAGGCGAACTTCCCAAAAATACTACGATAGTTGAAGTAGGTGCGCATCACGGATACCTTTTAGCGGATATTATCCAGTTTATTTATACTTTAGAACCAAAACTTTTAGATACTTTGAACTTTGCAATAGTCGAAAGGTTTGAAAAACTTCAAGTACAACAAAAAAAATACCTAGAAGAGTCTTTTGGAGATGCAATACAATTAAAACATTACGATGATATAAAACAAGTCAAACTTCCCCACGCTTTTATAGTGGCAAATGAGATATTTGACGCTTTTGCCTGTGAATTGGTTTATACAAAAGAAGAACAACTTCAAATAGCTTATGTAGAAAATCATAAAATAAAATTTGAACCCTGTAAAGATACAAAAATAATAAACCACTGTAAAAAATATAAGATTTCAAAAGGCGAAATTGCAGTGGGGTATAATGAGTTTGCAAAAACTCTTTGTCAAAATATAAAAAAATTTAATTTTATAACTTTTGATTACGGAGATATAGTTCCAAGAAACGATTTTTCCGCTAGAATCTACTCTAAACACAAAGTTTTCCCTCTTTTTGAAGAGAACTTAGAGTTGCAAGAATATTATAAAAAAGCCGATATAACTTATGATGTTTTTTTCAAACATTTAGAAGATTGTTTTAAAGAACTTGATACGCAAGAGGTATCTTTTAAAACTCAAATGATAGCATTGATTGATTTCGGTATTACGGATTTACTTGAAATATTAAAAAGAAACGTTGATGAAAACAGTTATTTAAGAGAAGCCCAAAAAGTTAAAACCTTGATCGAACCTACAGGTATGGGAGATAGATTTAAAGTGCTATTTGTAAAAAAATAGCACTTTAAGACTCTTGTTTTTCCAACTGTGCATACTCTTCGTCTGTAAAAATTCTTGATTTTGTAAGAAACTGATATCCCTCATCAATCTCAAGAGAGAAAGAGTTTCCAAATGCCCCTTTCTCCTCTTTTACATCCACAATAACTTGAGAGTGTCTAAAATATTCAAATTGATCTTTATCTATAAAAAATTCACAGCCGCAAATTTCACCCATTTTTACATTTCTGCTTGGTACGTAAAAATCATCTTTTTCAAAACACATAGGAGCTGTTCCGTCACAACAGCCACCGCTTTGATTAAATACGAGTTCCCCGTATTTTTCTTTTAGCATTTCTATTATTTTTTGCGCTTCAGGTGTTGCAACTACTCTTTTAATTGGCATAAAGTGTCCTTTTTAGTATAGGAGAAATTCCTATACTTTTTTAAAAAAATCCCATTGGATTTTTATCATAAGAAGTCAAAATATTTTTTGTATGTCTATAAGAGTTTAACATCATCATATGAGTCTCTCTACCGATTCCCGATTTTTTATAACCACCGAATGATGCATGAGAAGGATACATATGATAACAATTTACCCAAACTCTACCTGCTTCAATTCCTCTACTCATTTTATGAACTTGATGTGCGTCTCTTGACCATACACCTGAACCTAATCCGTAAATTGTATCATTTGCAA
It encodes the following:
- the pyk gene encoding pyruvate kinase, with the translated sequence MEKRTKILATLGPASNSVEMIEGLIKAGANMFRLNFSHGDHEYHSKTLKNIRTAMDNLNTTVAVLQDISGPKVRIGELKEQFELFRGDEITFLKESIVGYKAGDKKYIVSTNYPELLDKVKKDEYIYLYDGTIRAKVIEVGDKVKAVVENQGILSSKKGINFPNTVIDINVITRKDKEDIAWGVKNKVDYFAISFVQNANDMNNARKLLGEYKGKLVAKIEKFDAVENIDEIIKASDGIMVARGDLGIEVPYYEVPTIQKRLIKKANQACIPVITATQMLLSMTHNERATRAEISDVANAVLDGTDAVMLSEESAVGVDPINTVETMARIIAKTEEIYPFDKYEKLAYHDEFDVIQATTTKLADDIGAKGIIVLTSSGLSGMKISRYRPKTNIYIFTHKRRILNPMCGLWGVEPIAKIKEAGASKMIQMMLKHLEKRGILDKKATYIATFGYPVGQPGSTNTIKIITPSEMKYYLNLPEQKKK
- a CDS encoding DUF779 domain-containing protein, producing MPIKRVVATPEAQKIIEMLKEKYGELVFNQSGGCCDGTAPMCFEKDDFYVPSRNVKMGEICGCEFFIDKDQFEYFRHSQVIVDVKEEKGAFGNSFSLEIDEGYQFLTKSRIFTDEEYAQLEKQES
- a CDS encoding SAM-dependent methyltransferase; the encoded protein is MKKEKFSEYFNSWLYSDNGYYANYKTIGKKGDFYTSVSTSSFFGGTIGKKIVDTIKKGELPKNTTIVEVGAHHGYLLADIIQFIYTLEPKLLDTLNFAIVERFEKLQVQQKKYLEESFGDAIQLKHYDDIKQVKLPHAFIVANEIFDAFACELVYTKEEQLQIAYVENHKIKFEPCKDTKIINHCKKYKISKGEIAVGYNEFAKTLCQNIKKFNFITFDYGDIVPRNDFSARIYSKHKVFPLFEENLELQEYYKKADITYDVFFKHLEDCFKELDTQEVSFKTQMIALIDFGITDLLEILKRNVDENSYLREAQKVKTLIEPTGMGDRFKVLFVKK
- a CDS encoding OmpA family protein; translation: MKNLNKKNLTAIFLASTLFFTGCAQKNGELNANSDDEYSRTKQGAVMGAFLGTLIGIMSGHSSKNAVVGGVVGAAVGGGIGYSMDEQAKQIAEELDTQVDNSPLAVTNPDNDLIISNTDKYVKIMLRDSMVFETNSAIPTQEAARKLEKITKVLRNYPDTIVQVVGFTDSRGTYEYNQKLSEQRASNVGNTLYNSGISNQIYSKGCSFNKPLVPNKTKEDMALNRRVEIYLYPDQNSVIDACSNN